The genomic window TTGAGAGTTGACTTCTCATTTTTATCGTGTTTCGTCTTATAAACAGGTTGAGCTGCAATACTTGCATGAGTACGCCGGTATCAGCACAAGCATGGGATTGACTCAGAACCCAACTGTCAACTTCTCTGGTGTGATTGGCTCCAATGTCTTGGCTGTTGGTACTGATGTTTCATTTGACACCAAGTCTGGAAATTTCACCAAGATCAATGCTGGTTTAAGCTTCACCAAGGAGGACTTAATTGCCTCCCTTACTGTGTAAGTGATTTTTAGTGAGAATTCTGGATGAAAGATGGAGTTCTCAATGTTTCCATTTaatatcttttgattttgttgtttgttagGAACGACAAGGGCGATCTATTGAATGCATCTTACTATCACATTGTGAACCCGCTGTTCAACACTGCGGTTGGAGCCGAAGTGAGCCACAAGTTATCTAGCAAGGACAGCACCATAACTGTTGGAACACAGCACTCGCTTGACCCCTTGACCTCTGTGAAGGCTCGTGTCAATAGTGCGGGTATTGCAAGTGCTCTCATTCAACACGAGTGGAAACCCAAGTCATTCTTCACAATCTCTGGAGAAGTCGACACAAAGTCAATTGACAAGAGTGCTAAAGTTGGATTGGCTCTCGCACTCAAGCCTTGAAACtgagatggaagaagaagttgcaatagtttttttaaactaGTTTCTTTCTAcgtactctgttttttctctgCTTGGTTCATGGTTTGAGTGGGCAACTACTGATCTTTCCCATTTTCCTGCCGGATTTGTAGAAGAATAAAAAGGTTGAAAATGATCATCTTGAGATGGTGATGAAACTCTTAAGATCCTCctcttctgcttctctttttatttgcCGTGTCATAATGAAAATTGCATATTCAGATGGGCCTGTGTGTTGAGTAAGTGGACCTGTGTCCAGAGAGTTGATTGAGATGGGCTTCATTTTAGGCCCACATGTTTATCGATCAGGTTCATTCTCTTCATTATATGAAAGTGTCCTATATCGCAACATTCTCTTCATTAATCATTATATTAGTTTATCGCCACAAAGTTCACTATTCAAAGATTCGATTTTTCTCTCGCAAACAGAAATTTATATtgacttttaagaaaaaatacaaagtaTATCTATCACACAACTCACAAAAGAGATAGGTACAAACATAATGACAAATCACAATAAGCACACCATTATATTAAAAGtcaaatttacctttttaataagaagatacaaaaatatataaagagacGACCAAGACAATTTGACTTGAGTGATTAGGAGGCATTGTTGGCCTGTAATAATCCATTTCGAATCTGCGCTGCCACGTCAGAGACGGCGCCTGGACCGTGAGGGATAAACACCGCAGAGGATTTAGAAGTTGCTCCGATATCTCTCATTGTGTCAAAGTACTGAGTCATCATCACCATGTCCAACACATCCTTCGCTGACGTCCCTGGCACGTTTCCTGCGAACCCTAGAACACTGTCTCTCAGACCGTCCACGATCGCTTGTCTCTGCCGAGCGATTCCGAGTCCCGACAGGTACTTTGACTCTGCTTCACCCTCTGCTCTTTTGATCTGAATGATTTTCTCAGCCTCTGCTTTTTCGCTCGCTGCCACTCTCATCCTCGCCGCTGTAACAACAATTGAATTCAGGGTTTTGAccatttatttgtttagattttgatttagggttttacgaTTTTGAGGACTTACCGGCGTTGATTTCGTTCATGGCACGTTTAACCTGTTGATCAGGCTCAATGTCgataattagggtttgaagGATTTCGTAACCATAAGCAGTCATGGCTTTGTCTAGCTCTTCTTCCACAGATTTGGCAATTTCATTCTTCTGCTCGAACACATCGTCCAAGTTCAGCTTTGGAACACATGCTCTGATcactgaaaaaacaaaacgaaaatcAATAACTTGACCGGATAAATCATCACTTTCCCTAAGTATTGAGAAATGAAGAGGAGATATATATACCATCAAAGACGTAGGCTTTGATTTGGGTGGTTGGATTGCTGAGTCTGTAAAAAGCATCACTTGCCTTGTCAGCTAAGACTCTGTATTGTATGGATGCAACCACTGTCACAAACACATTGTCCTGAAACATAATCATAGATGAATTAATGGTccattagaagaagaagttttgcaTTATGTGTGTTCAATGTTACTTacctttgttttggtttcacaCTGAACATCGAGTTGCTGAAGACGAAGGGTCAGTGTACCGGCGACGTAATCACCGATGACCCATGGAACAAATTGGAGACCTGGATTAAGTACTTTTTGGAATTTGCCAAATCTCTCCTTGACCGCAACATCTGATTGCTTCACAAGCACGCAACAGAAAAGATTCCCCATTATTCTGaacaagaagcaagaagatTATGAATGGCTTATTATAGGTATTTGTCTCTCTGTAAGTttgttgaagagaagaaagtcgCAGGAGTGTTATATAGAcaaaagtaagaagaagatcatgtcAAGTTGTCATCTAGTTGTACTACTCCTCGGAAATTTCCTATTTATTATTCAATAGTGGCATTTTCATTGAAAAGTCAAATTGTTTATATCTTGGAGAAtattcaataataatatttgataaatatgCTTTTCGTTTTTATAAcaattactttttctttttaattctttttggGTTAGGCTAAAAAATAGTTTCATTATACACTTCAAATTATACAAACCACAGAAttaaatctttgattttccGTGCATGGTATTTTTCACTAACATTAATGTAAACTATGTTTCTGTAGTAAGAGAATCGAATATACTTTTATCGAAGAAAAGAGGATAATCGTATCGTTGAATATACTACAGAGCCTTGTCAGACGCCAATAAACAAGAGTTATCTAGTAGTATATACTTGTTCCTTTTGATTGAGTAAACGCGTTATCTATTACATTGTATGTTCTTATATACTATTGATTTAAAGgttcaaattcaacaaaatgtAGGAGAAAAAAGTGGAGTGTCgctttatttatattattctgCAGCTGTTAACTGTAGGGTTTCGTAATAATATACGAGAACAAGATGGTTCTACTTctactagtatatatatatatatctaaatctaattttttggtttctgtttgATGTAAAATGGTGGAGGTGGTAACCGAATTTATGGAAATTCGGAACGGTccattatattttaaattatagttgaatgttttttatcataacttaataagaaaaattatgatGTTGATATACAATCATCAAGCTTGCTAGTGTGCAAAGTATCTTACTGTAATCCTTTTTATAAGgaaattatttgtatataaaagtCGTTGGTCCTTGCGGCTCGCATGTTTAACCAAGAAAGTGGATAACTTGTATGTGAGTATAAAAGTTTCACGTAAGAAAAGTTGtcagttttcttctttcgtatttatattttaataactcGATTATCGACAAGCTACAAGTAGATAAGtccaaaaatcaaagagaagaaaattttcaaaatttcaaagcaAAATGTCTCTCACCCCCACCCACATCTTCCATTACCATTCTTGATATCTATCTATCTTTACATTGAAGAAGTGGTGGTTGCATGCTGGTGAAGCGATACGAAACGACTAATACATAATGACAATATTACCCTAACAGACAATTTGTTCAAGAGTTACAACAGACGAAGAAACATGAGGTCACAAAGGTAGTAAATACACAAATTCGGATCTTCTTCGGAACAACCTTAATTTTCCTTCTTTAAATCGGTTAACAATGTCGGTTTTACATCGGTTAAAAAAGACGTTTGCTTGCGTCCACACTTGCGAGCCAATCTAAGTAGTTGCACCTTTAGGCTTAGGAGACGGAATCTGATGACGATAAGGCGACGAACCAGCTTGACCATGAGGACTAGACAATGTCCGAAACACTGGTTGCCCGTTTCTTGACCCGAATCCACGACCAGAACCAGAACCAGAACCAGCTTTCAAACGTTCAGCTTGCATTGTCTGGAAGTAGTAAGAAGCGCTAGCCATGTCCTTGAGGTGTGGGAGAGGCTTAAGTACTTCCACCACTTCACTCATTTTGGGTCTTATTTTGGAGTCACGGCTAAGGCATTGTGCTGCAAGCTGAGTCACTTTTTGTGCTCCTTTAACTGAGAAATGACCCTCCAGCCTCGGATCAAGTAACCGGTAGAATCTTCTTTTGTCCAGGAGATGCGGTCTCGCCCATTCAACGAGGTTGTGTTCACCGTTTGGTCGATTTTTGTCCATTGATCTTCTACCAGTCAGCATTTCGAGAAGAACCACACCGAAACTGTAAACGTCGCTTTTTGATGTCAAGTGACCTAAGGAGTAATAAGAGGACAGTAGTTATATATAATCTCAAACCAAAGAAATTAGATGTATGTTTCATCATAGTAATACTTTGCATCAACCATATGTGTAggtttctaattttctatattcAACCATACAGAGAAGATATAAGTAGAGGAGTGAATGAAATGcaaagacaaaaaacaaaacttaccGGTCATTACATACTCGGGGGCAGCGTAACCATAAGTGCCCATGACTCGAGTAGACACATGAGTTTTGCCTTCATCAGGAGCATCTTTGGCAAGCCCAAAATCTGATAATTTAGCATTGTACTCCTGAAATTGGGACATGGTAAGACTTTAGAAGCAAAGAAACAGACGTGTATATAAGATGTTGATCCCTTGAtataaagaagaggaaaacaTACCCCATCCAGTAAAATATTTGAGGTTTTGAAATCTCGATAAATGACCGGCTTTAAAGCTTCTTCGTGAAGGAAACTGAGACCCTTTGCAGCACCTAATGCAATCTTCATCCGAATTGACCATGGAAGAGGCAAGGACCCTTCAACACGAAGCACAAGTTAattcacaaataaaaagatttgcaTCAATGATAACTGAGAAGATAAATCATACAAAAGCACTGTGTCTTTTTAAACACATTTTTTACGCCGAAAAATCTTGAAACAATGAATGCGAGGGATTTACTTATTGCTTCGTGGGTCAATACAGTCAAGCAATATAAACCATCTAAGACAGCACTAAAAGGTACCAACTTTACCATATAGAGCAGAAAGGTTCCAATTTTAGCTGTATAGATTCTAATCACTTTAACAATATGGAGTAGACACATCTCTAAATTGTAGACACTTGTTACCCAAAtcgaaaacaaagaaaaggaaagaaaataactCTACAGTGTAATTAGAATATGAAGGTTGTAGTTGTTTTACTTACTTCTGAAAAGGTGATTCTCCAAACTTCCTCGAGGCATAAACTCATATACAAGCAGCCTTTGATCATCTTCGATACAATAACCCACCAGTTTAACAAGATTGGGATGGAGAAGATTACCAAGATAATTAATCTCAGCCTGCAAACAGGAACCTTTAGTTGTGTGTTTAACAGTGgaaaaggatatatatatatagaagaaaagagaaggaaggaAGGATCTTACAAGCCACTCTTTATGACCCTGAAGGCCATCAGGATTTAAGGTTTTGACGGCAACAGTAAGGCCAGTGCCAGGCTTAACAGGAGCAGTTCCGTTCTCCTCGACCCAGCCTTTGAAGACACAACCAAAGCCACCTTCTCCGAGAAGGCTTTCAGGTCTGAAATTTCTAGTAGCCAACTTGAGAtcaatgaaagaaaacttCTTAAGGTGAGAATAGATGTTAAGTTCTTCACTTATGATAGGAGTGGACAAAGAGCTTTCTGCATTGCTAGTTGTAGTAGTAGAAGAGACTGGGCCAACCGGTTGGTCATTTGATTGCACAATTGCGGACTGACTTCCCACTGTTATAAAAAACCATTCAAATGTCAGTTCCTACAATTGctgcaatatatatacattataatcTATGAAGTAGCTCAAAGTTAGGTAAACCAACCACAATGACATTAAAGGTTTTGCTCAATAAGAACCCTAGATGGAAAGATACGTCTTGTGACAAatatggaaacaaaaatgaagaagatttgaaTCTCAAAGGAAGGGTTTTTATTAACTCTAACGGCACAGGAAACTAAATTGCAGAACCAAATagagcagagaagaaaagagcCAAAAGAAGAAGGCATACCAGTGCTAgtagagagagtgagagaggtCTCAACGTCTGATGTTGAAGAAGCGCAACAGACTATATACCTAAATTTGACCCAACAcccatttgcttcttcttcataatgtTCACTGTTTCTGacattgttgttcttcttcctcctccgcttcttcttcttcttctcattctcattaGATGTCTTGGATTGCCAATTCTCCATAACTTTAACAGAATCGAAACCCATCTCCCCCAAAAAGCAGCTCAAACGAgaactcaagaacaaaaaaaggaaaaaggacGGAACTTGATCAGAGGAAACAAACGCAAGGGaattagagagaagaagaagaatcccaGAAATTTGATCTTggcgagaagaagaagtaagatTCACTTATTAGGGGAAAAAGGAGGTTAGTCAAAAAGGGAATTCATGTCTGTGGAGAGAGAAtacgaagaagagagaagagacggGCACGAAGCGggcaagagagagagatttgttgggcaataataatgtaaatatatatgtgtttgtttgctaactctctcttctcttctcaacaACAGTTACAAAACGCATTTTTCGTAGTTTTTTAAACAGAGACTAATTAATTCCTTCACGGACAAATGTTCCCTAATTGCATTaccaacattttttaaaatttgataaaactaTCTATGTATCTCCTTCATTTggtcattttttaaaatgtttttcatgatcatttgttatttttcagTTTGTATATTAAGTCGTTTATTACAATTTCCAATCAATTAGTACTATTcttactaataataataatttgtatttcaaTTATCAATTTAATGTCTTGAGATTTTCCCAAAACGAAAAATCCACCGATTATTAGATTGTTTTAGATTCGGTATTTGTTTATCCGATATCATCAGCCTATTCTTTTgcagattatatataaattccaACAAATCCGCAACAACTTTAACGTAACAGCATGATATGAAAACACAGTGTTTACAATAAGACTCATCATCATTTCTTGAGTTATAATAGATGAGTCCTATTGTAAACACTAGACAACGTCACGGGTGACTCATTTATGTTCCATGTAATCATATCTTTATTCAAACCCAACTGCACTAGTCCCTTTCACAATTTCacatagaaaattaaaacatcagtagaaaaacaagaagatgattaaAAACTGCACATAGAAAAAAGCATgagcaaaatatatataagtggAAAAAACAATTGGTCTCTGCTTAGCTCCTTCCATTAGAAGAAGAGTTCTTATAGTTGTGGAAGAGGTTTACGAGTCGCTCCAGCACCGCAGCACTTTTTGAGAAGTAACCCGAGAAACCAACCGGAGTGGACGCCGGAGGGAAATCTTCCGCCGGCATAGCAAATGGACGAACCATTTTCTCCATTGTCTCCAAGCTTAAACAAGAACCTACTTCTTGAAG from Arabidopsis thaliana chromosome 3, partial sequence includes these protein-coding regions:
- the HIR2 gene encoding SPFH/Band 7/PHB domain-containing membrane-associated protein family (SPFH/Band 7/PHB domain-containing membrane-associated protein family; INVOLVED IN: N-terminal protein myristoylation; LOCATED IN: mitochondrion, plasma membrane, vacuole, membrane; EXPRESSED IN: 21 plant structures; EXPRESSED DURING: 9 growth stages; CONTAINS InterPro DOMAIN/s: Band 7 protein (InterPro:IPR001107); BEST Arabidopsis thaliana protein match is: SPFH/Band 7/PHB domain-containing membrane-associated protein family (TAIR:AT5G62740.1); Has 7523 Blast hits to 7522 proteins in 1968 species: Archae - 210; Bacteria - 4831; Metazoa - 573; Fungi - 279; Plants - 280; Viruses - 3; Other Eukaryotes - 1347 (source: NCBI BLink).); this translates as MGNLFCCVLVKQSDVAVKERFGKFQKVLNPGLQFVPWVIGDYVAGTLTLRLQQLDVQCETKTKDNVFVTVVASIQYRVLADKASDAFYRLSNPTTQIKAYVFDVIRACVPKLNLDDVFEQKNEIAKSVEEELDKAMTAYGYEILQTLIIDIEPDQQVKRAMNEINAAARMRVAASEKAEAEKIIQIKRAEGEAESKYLSGLGIARQRQAIVDGLRDSVLGFAGNVPGTSAKDVLDMVMMTQYFDTMRDIGATSKSSAVFIPHGPGAVSDVAAQIRNGLLQANNAS
- a CDS encoding Protein kinase superfamily protein (Protein kinase superfamily protein; FUNCTIONS IN: protein serine/threonine kinase activity, protein kinase activity, kinase activity, ATP binding; INVOLVED IN: protein amino acid phosphorylation; LOCATED IN: cellular_component unknown; CONTAINS InterPro DOMAIN/s: Protein kinase, ATP binding site (InterPro:IPR017441), Protein kinase, catalytic domain (InterPro:IPR000719), Serine-threonine/tyrosine-protein kinase (InterPro:IPR001245), Protein kinase-like domain (InterPro:IPR011009), Serine/threonine-protein kinase, active site (InterPro:IPR008271); BEST Arabidopsis thaliana protein match is: Protein kinase superfamily protein (TAIR:AT5G15080.1); Has 113948 Blast hits to 112631 proteins in 3965 species: Archae - 101; Bacteria - 13609; Metazoa - 41797; Fungi - 9320; Plants - 32432; Viruses - 368; Other Eukaryotes - 16321 (source: NCBI BLink).) → MGFDSVKVMENWQSKTSNENEKKKKKRRRKKNNNVRNSEHYEEEANGCWVKFRYIVCCASSTSDVETSLTLSTSTVGSQSAIVQSNDQPVGPVSSTTTTSNAESSLSTPIISEELNIYSHLKKFSFIDLKLATRNFRPESLLGEGGFGCVFKGWVEENGTAPVKPGTGLTVAVKTLNPDGLQGHKEWLAEINYLGNLLHPNLVKLVGYCIEDDQRLLVYEFMPRGSLENHLFRRSLPLPWSIRMKIALGAAKGLSFLHEEALKPVIYRDFKTSNILLDGEYNAKLSDFGLAKDAPDEGKTHVSTRVMGTYGYAAPEYVMTGHLTSKSDVYSFGVVLLEMLTGRRSMDKNRPNGEHNLVEWARPHLLDKRRFYRLLDPRLEGHFSVKGAQKVTQLAAQCLSRDSKIRPKMSEVVEVLKPLPHLKDMASASYYFQTMQAERLKAGSGSGSGRGFGSRNGQPVFRTLSSPHGQAGSSPYRHQIPSPKPKGATT
- the VDAC1 gene encoding voltage dependent anion channel 1 (voltage dependent anion channel 1 (VDAC1); FUNCTIONS IN: voltage-gated anion channel activity; INVOLVED IN: response to bacterium, anion transport; LOCATED IN: in 7 components; EXPRESSED IN: 27 plant structures; EXPRESSED DURING: 17 growth stages; CONTAINS InterPro DOMAIN/s: Porin, eukaryotic type (InterPro:IPR001925); BEST Arabidopsis thaliana protein match is: voltage dependent anion channel 3 (TAIR:AT5G15090.2); Has 888 Blast hits to 888 proteins in 197 species: Archae - 0; Bacteria - 0; Metazoa - 413; Fungi - 146; Plants - 300; Viruses - 0; Other Eukaryotes - 29 (source: NCBI BLink).); this translates as MVKGPGLYTEIGKKARDLLYKDHNSDQKFSITTFSPAGVAITSTGTKKGDLLLGDVAFQSRRKNITTDLKVCTDSTFLITATVDEAAPGLRSIFSFKVPDQNSGKVELQYLHEYAGISTSMGLTQNPTVNFSGVIGSNVLAVGTDVSFDTKSGNFTKINAGLSFTKEDLIASLTVNDKGDLLNASYYHIVNPLFNTAVGAEVSHKLSSKDSTITVGTQHSLDPLTSVKARVNSAGIASALIQHEWKPKSFFTISGEVDTKSIDKSAKVGLALALKP